One window of the Synergistaceae bacterium genome contains the following:
- the mtaB gene encoding tRNA (N(6)-L-threonylcarbamoyladenosine(37)-C(2))-methylthiotransferase MtaB, producing the protein MLPFTNKTFSINIQGCRTNQYEGEAIAAALEKAGAVHNDVSPDIAVIMTCTITAAADRKCRKLIRKLRRENPAAVIVVCGCYAQKISGAERELLDIDIVIGNRMKHKLPELLSQWYANEGIKKDISLFDDNILAESSWDGLMLDHPRMHRRAFLKVQDGCNHYCSYCIVPYVRGNPVSRDMDKAVAEARGIIDSGCKEIVLTGIHLGLYKDLGTLVRRIGNIDGLKRLRFGSIEPFAVDDALLDALAETETFCPHLHLPLQCGDDGVLAAMRRGYTVRAFRKITEDIRRRLGDKIHLSTDLMVGFPAEGDAAFDNSMKFIEEIGFGKVHVFPYSPREGTDAAAMERQPEKEVQERVHRALALADKLHKKYCSEWIGEKVSVLVEEKKNGTIRGLTPNYVRIVAEDNGARLSEEVMVTPQRYANGILLAGNIPDPLHDEEEFPEIL; encoded by the coding sequence ATGCTCCCATTTACGAATAAAACTTTTTCTATAAATATCCAAGGCTGCCGCACTAACCAGTATGAGGGTGAGGCAATTGCAGCCGCTCTCGAGAAGGCAGGGGCTGTCCATAACGATGTCAGCCCGGATATCGCCGTTATAATGACTTGTACTATAACAGCCGCAGCGGACAGAAAGTGCCGTAAGCTGATAAGAAAACTGCGCAGGGAGAACCCGGCCGCGGTGATCGTAGTATGCGGCTGTTATGCGCAGAAAATCTCCGGCGCGGAGCGCGAACTGCTCGACATAGACATCGTCATCGGCAACAGGATGAAGCATAAACTCCCTGAACTGCTGTCCCAATGGTATGCGAATGAAGGGATCAAAAAAGACATCTCGCTGTTTGACGACAATATACTTGCTGAAAGCTCATGGGATGGACTGATGCTTGATCACCCGCGCATGCACAGGCGTGCCTTTCTCAAGGTACAGGACGGATGCAACCATTACTGCAGCTATTGCATAGTACCATACGTCCGCGGCAATCCTGTATCACGGGACATGGATAAAGCCGTAGCCGAAGCACGGGGTATCATCGATTCGGGCTGTAAAGAAATTGTCCTTACCGGGATCCATTTAGGTCTTTATAAGGACCTGGGCACACTTGTCAGGCGCATAGGAAACATAGACGGACTCAAGCGTCTGCGCTTTGGTTCCATAGAGCCGTTTGCTGTCGATGATGCACTGCTTGATGCGCTTGCAGAGACAGAAACTTTCTGCCCACACCTGCATCTGCCGCTGCAGTGCGGCGATGATGGCGTGCTTGCAGCCATGAGGCGGGGCTATACGGTCCGCGCTTTCAGAAAGATAACGGAAGATATAAGACGCAGGCTGGGCGATAAGATCCATTTAAGCACGGACCTCATGGTAGGTTTCCCTGCGGAAGGCGATGCTGCGTTTGACAACAGCATGAAATTTATAGAGGAAATCGGTTTTGGCAAGGTGCATGTATTCCCATATTCGCCTCGCGAGGGAACGGATGCGGCTGCCATGGAACGCCAACCTGAAAAGGAAGTGCAGGAACGTGTCCATAGGGCACTTGCATTAGCAGATAAGCTCCACAAAAAATACTGCTCCGAATGGATAGGCGAAAAAGTATCAGTCCTCGTTGAAGAAAAGAAAAACGGAACGATCCGCGGCCTCACACCCAACTATGTGCGTATTGTCGCAGAAGACAATGGAGCCAGGCTCTCTGAAGAGGTCATGGTCACACCGCAAAGATATGCGAATGGCATCCTGCTTGCCGGAAACATTCCCGACCCTCTGCATGACGAGGAAGAGTTCCCCGAAATTTTATAG
- a CDS encoding branched-chain amino acid ABC transporter permease, with translation MDMIIQQIINGLSLGSVYALIAVGYSLVYSILLCSNFAHGGFLVIGGYICYFALRTGGMNIWFASLAAIIGAGISAVVVEKLAYKPIRERTPITLYMLIASMGMSIVIENIFVVTVGGRFRALPPVIPTQPVNFFGLATTSAFDLLSLVTAIVFLVALQLFLSKTKWGLAIRAASYNLKTAGLMGVNVNRLISIVFFVAGLLAGVGGIFLSVRYTLYPQLGMITTKAFVAAVIGGLGSLPGAVVGSLILGLAEMLTAGFISSQFRDLVVFGLLIVTLIIRPTGLFGKSVGEKV, from the coding sequence TTGGATATGATTATCCAGCAGATCATTAACGGACTTTCACTCGGGTCTGTTTATGCTCTTATAGCAGTAGGCTATTCGCTAGTATATTCAATACTGCTTTGTTCGAACTTTGCACATGGCGGGTTTCTCGTGATAGGCGGCTACATATGCTATTTTGCGCTTCGCACTGGCGGCATGAACATCTGGTTTGCCTCTCTTGCTGCGATCATAGGAGCCGGGATCTCGGCTGTAGTTGTTGAAAAGCTTGCTTACAAACCCATTCGTGAGCGTACGCCCATCACGCTGTACATGCTTATTGCATCAATGGGCATGAGCATAGTTATTGAGAATATTTTCGTGGTTACCGTCGGCGGCCGCTTCCGTGCGCTTCCTCCGGTGATCCCGACGCAACCCGTAAATTTTTTCGGTCTTGCCACCACCAGCGCATTTGACCTTCTTTCGCTGGTAACTGCGATTGTCTTTTTGGTAGCCCTTCAGCTCTTTTTATCAAAGACCAAATGGGGCCTTGCTATACGCGCTGCCTCATATAACCTTAAGACTGCGGGGCTGATGGGCGTAAACGTAAACAGGCTCATATCAATAGTCTTCTTCGTTGCAGGTCTGCTCGCAGGCGTCGGCGGCATATTTCTCTCCGTCCGTTACACTCTGTATCCACAGCTCGGAATGATCACGACCAAGGCGTTCGTTGCAGCGGTGATTGGTGGGCTTGGCTCTCTTCCCGGCGCTGTTGTAGGCAGTCTCATCCTTGGTCTTGCTGAGATGCTCACTGCTGGTTTCATATCGAGCCAGTTCCGTGACCTTGTCGTTTTCGGGCTGCTCATAGTTACGCTCATTATCCGTCCAACGGGTCTCTTCGGGAAATCCGTGGGCGAGAAAGTGTAG
- a CDS encoding ABC transporter ATP-binding protein codes for MEERKPILSVRNLSVNYGAIQALKGVDLNVYPGEIVTVIGANGAGNSTMMSAIMGEVPRAGGEILLDGMPLPARSFQVVEAGVSLSPEGRKVFAPLTVYENLEIGAFPLKDRGQVAQQLEKVYHLFPRLKERNDQYAGTLSGGEQQMLAIGRALMAMPRVLLLDEPSLGLAPIIINEIFKELTEINQKLGMTILLVEQNARKALLLSHRAYVLQTGKITMEGISKDLLNDPEIEAAYLGGKKH; via the coding sequence ATGGAAGAAAGAAAGCCTATCCTCTCCGTAAGAAATCTATCCGTCAATTATGGCGCAATTCAGGCGCTTAAAGGCGTCGATCTTAATGTATATCCCGGAGAGATAGTGACTGTCATCGGAGCAAACGGAGCCGGCAACTCGACGATGATGAGTGCAATAATGGGCGAGGTGCCACGAGCGGGTGGCGAGATCCTGCTTGACGGTATGCCGTTGCCTGCAAGGAGCTTTCAGGTCGTTGAAGCCGGGGTCAGCCTTTCACCGGAGGGCAGAAAGGTCTTTGCTCCCCTTACTGTTTATGAGAACCTTGAGATAGGGGCGTTCCCGCTTAAGGACCGCGGTCAGGTTGCCCAACAGCTGGAAAAAGTATACCATCTGTTCCCGCGTCTTAAAGAACGTAATGATCAATATGCCGGCACGCTTTCAGGCGGGGAGCAGCAGATGCTTGCCATCGGGCGTGCGCTCATGGCGATGCCGAGAGTCCTGCTTCTCGATGAACCGTCACTCGGGCTTGCCCCGATAATCATCAATGAGATATTCAAAGAACTCACGGAGATCAATCAGAAACTCGGAATGACGATCCTTCTGGTTGAGCAGAATGCCCGCAAAGCGCTGCTGCTCTCGCACAGGGCATACGTACTTCAGACCGGAAAAATCACGATGGAAGGAATTTCAAAAGATCTTTTGAACGATCCTGAAATTGAGGCGGCTTATCTGGGAGGCAAAAAGCATTAG
- a CDS encoding ABC transporter ATP-binding protein — MAAILELKNVNKAFGGVQAVKDMTFKIETGELAGLIGPNGAGKTTIFNLVTGVYDVTSGDIEFKGNNINRLKTYQVISLGIARTFQNLRLFAASTVLDNVMTAAQQHYKYGFFEAVSHMGRWRKMEGATRAESMELLERVGLADRADQAAGTLPYGLQRRLEIARAISLKPELLLLDEPAAGMNAEEVEQLNELIQNIHKDFNLTILLIEHHMDMVMEICPHIVCMNFGAKIAEGSPDEIQRHPEVLKAYLGEEE, encoded by the coding sequence ATGGCAGCCATACTTGAACTCAAAAATGTAAACAAGGCCTTTGGCGGCGTTCAGGCTGTCAAAGATATGACGTTCAAGATAGAGACCGGTGAACTTGCCGGACTTATCGGACCGAATGGCGCCGGTAAAACCACTATATTCAACCTCGTCACAGGTGTTTACGATGTAACGAGCGGAGATATCGAATTCAAAGGAAATAATATAAACAGGCTTAAGACCTATCAGGTTATATCGCTTGGCATTGCGCGTACCTTCCAGAACCTCCGTCTCTTCGCGGCTTCAACAGTGCTGGATAACGTAATGACTGCCGCACAGCAGCACTACAAGTACGGTTTCTTCGAAGCGGTCAGCCACATGGGACGCTGGAGAAAAATGGAGGGCGCAACACGTGCCGAGAGCATGGAGCTTCTTGAGAGAGTCGGGCTTGCGGATCGCGCAGATCAGGCGGCAGGCACACTCCCTTATGGACTTCAGCGCCGTCTGGAGATAGCGCGCGCAATCTCCCTGAAGCCTGAACTCCTGCTTCTTGACGAACCGGCGGCAGGGATGAACGCGGAAGAGGTAGAGCAGCTGAACGAGCTGATACAAAACATTCACAAGGATTTTAACCTGACCATCCTCCTGATTGAACATCATATGGATATGGTTATGGAGATATGTCCCCACATCGTATGCATGAACTTTGGTGCAAAGATAGCAGAGGGCTCTCCGGACGAGATACAGCGCCATCCGGAGGTCCTTAAGGCATATCTTGGAGAGGAGGAATAG
- the dnaJ gene encoding molecular chaperone DnaJ has translation MAAPGKKDYYEILGVGRGASADEIKKAYRKLTRKYHPDANQGNAEAEKKYKEINEANEILSDPKKRAQYDQFGYVGDMPPGGGFEGFGGAGFGGFEGFGGGDFGDLFGDLFGGAGRRSVNPNAPRRGNDLEYTMQISLEDAYRGVSRKIEIPKLVTCPHCGGGGAEPGTKVDTCQTCGGRGQVQQTVNTPFGQMAQVRTCPACNGKGKTIKTPCRECHGQGRVRKQHSVEVKIPAGVDTGNRLRVSGQGEAGVNGGPSGDLFLLIEVKPDIRFQRKGDDLNTAVDIAYPQAALGCEVKIETFDGFEMLDIPAGTQPGSKLRIKGRGMPRLRGNGNGDMNILVRVKVTKDPSAKERELLEQLAKEMKVPVKTKEGIFDKFRK, from the coding sequence ATGGCTGCTCCCGGCAAGAAAGACTATTATGAAATATTGGGTGTTGGACGGGGAGCCTCGGCCGACGAAATAAAAAAAGCCTACCGCAAGCTGACAAGGAAGTATCACCCGGATGCTAATCAGGGCAACGCGGAGGCAGAGAAAAAATACAAAGAGATCAACGAGGCCAATGAGATCCTGAGCGACCCCAAGAAGCGTGCGCAGTACGACCAGTTTGGCTACGTCGGGGATATGCCTCCCGGCGGAGGTTTTGAAGGTTTCGGAGGCGCGGGTTTCGGAGGTTTTGAAGGTTTCGGAGGCGGCGATTTCGGCGACCTGTTCGGGGATCTCTTCGGAGGCGCCGGCAGGCGTTCGGTGAATCCGAACGCCCCGCGCCGGGGCAATGACCTTGAATACACTATGCAGATATCTCTCGAAGACGCTTATCGGGGTGTCAGCCGCAAGATAGAGATTCCAAAGTTGGTTACCTGTCCGCACTGCGGCGGAGGAGGAGCGGAGCCCGGCACAAAAGTCGATACCTGCCAGACCTGCGGCGGTCGGGGACAGGTACAGCAGACCGTCAATACTCCGTTTGGACAGATGGCGCAGGTAAGGACCTGTCCCGCGTGCAATGGCAAGGGCAAGACAATAAAGACTCCTTGCCGTGAATGTCATGGACAGGGTCGTGTACGCAAGCAGCATTCTGTTGAGGTCAAGATACCCGCCGGTGTCGATACCGGAAACAGGCTCAGGGTTTCAGGTCAGGGCGAGGCAGGAGTAAACGGCGGGCCGTCGGGTGACCTGTTCCTGCTCATCGAGGTGAAACCCGACATACGCTTCCAGCGAAAAGGAGACGACCTTAACACGGCTGTCGACATAGCTTATCCTCAGGCGGCTCTTGGCTGTGAGGTCAAGATTGAGACGTTTGACGGTTTTGAGATGCTGGATATTCCGGCAGGGACACAGCCTGGTTCAAAACTGCGTATAAAGGGCCGCGGCATGCCTCGGCTGCGCGGGAACGGCAACGGGGATATGAATATCCTGGTTCGTGTAAAAGTTACAAAGGACCCGTCTGCGAAGGAACGCGAACTCCTTGAGCAGCTTGCAAAAGAGATGAAAGTGCCTGTTAAGACAAAAGAAGGTATCTTTGACAAGTTTAGAAAATAG
- a CDS encoding branched-chain amino acid ABC transporter permease, translated as MEGYAGGVITLLAVNCIAALGVSLFTGFTGIFTLGHAGYMAIGAYTAAILTIQYGVHFIPAIIIGGLVAMVFAYLIGIPTLKLVGDYYTIASLGLGEAIRLIIENWQSVTRGARGYPGIDNYTSMPVAFGFLIVMGIGMFFLVNSSYGRAFKACRDDYIAASLLGFNTARFRVLSLAISGFYCGVSGALLGGYMSFIQPVMFDMAKSTELVSIVVFGGLGSMSGCLIGTTILTLVTELFRPISQYRMLVYGLVLVLVMVLRPEGIMGTNELTMTYIKSIFRRKKKIPATEEGVR; from the coding sequence ATGGAAGGTTATGCTGGCGGCGTAATCACCCTCCTTGCGGTAAACTGCATAGCAGCGCTTGGGGTATCACTGTTTACAGGATTTACCGGCATATTTACGCTTGGACACGCCGGTTACATGGCGATAGGTGCATATACGGCTGCTATACTGACGATCCAGTATGGAGTTCACTTTATCCCTGCTATCATTATCGGCGGGCTTGTGGCGATGGTATTTGCATATCTGATCGGTATCCCTACGCTTAAGCTTGTCGGTGACTACTACACAATAGCATCTCTGGGACTTGGAGAAGCTATAAGGCTTATTATAGAAAACTGGCAAAGTGTCACGCGCGGTGCGCGTGGATACCCCGGAATAGACAATTACACCTCGATGCCGGTGGCATTCGGATTTCTTATAGTAATGGGCATAGGGATGTTTTTTCTGGTAAACAGCAGCTATGGGCGTGCGTTCAAGGCTTGCCGGGACGACTATATAGCAGCGTCCCTTCTGGGCTTCAATACCGCACGGTTCAGGGTCCTCAGCCTTGCCATATCAGGCTTTTACTGCGGAGTCTCAGGGGCCCTGCTTGGGGGGTACATGTCGTTCATCCAGCCTGTCATGTTTGACATGGCTAAATCTACGGAACTTGTATCTATAGTTGTCTTCGGTGGTCTGGGATCGATGAGCGGCTGTCTTATCGGAACAACGATCCTGACACTTGTGACGGAACTGTTCCGCCCGATATCCCAGTATCGTATGCTGGTCTACGGACTTGTCCTTGTCCTGGTAATGGTCCTGCGTCCGGAAGGGATCATGGGGACGAATGAACTTACAATGACATACATAAAAAGTATTTTTCGCCGCAAAAAGAAAATCCCTGCAACAGAGGAAGGCGTCCGCTGA
- a CDS encoding 50S ribosomal protein L11 methyltransferase: MQNSEGYWWYITISDETGQEDVLFSLADISGSIGTELQELPSGGARLRAYYRSSEELSYWKKRLLDAMKEWPSIKVEDFGKIENQPWNVAAEEAFPPLPVGKGLVVLAPWHKGREPQGRMPLYINPGSAFGTGYHESTQIVLELLEQYLKPGMTTADIGTGSGILTICALKMGAAKAYARDIDPAVIEEARKNFELNGLDLHRVDLCTEDLLKDFRHKVDILTANILLDPLISMVAHVPAVIGKDGVAIFSGMLLAERDVFMKALGESGMKPVEELVKGDWWGVAAKASS; the protein is encoded by the coding sequence ATGCAGAACAGCGAAGGATATTGGTGGTATATAACTATCTCAGATGAGACTGGACAGGAAGATGTCCTTTTCTCTCTTGCCGATATCTCCGGGAGCATAGGCACGGAGCTTCAGGAACTTCCGTCGGGAGGGGCGAGACTCAGAGCATATTATAGAAGCAGCGAAGAATTGTCTTACTGGAAAAAACGCCTTCTTGACGCAATGAAGGAATGGCCTTCAATAAAGGTCGAAGACTTTGGCAAGATTGAGAACCAGCCGTGGAACGTGGCTGCGGAGGAGGCTTTTCCGCCGCTGCCGGTCGGAAAGGGGCTTGTTGTCCTTGCGCCTTGGCATAAGGGGAGGGAGCCGCAAGGCCGTATGCCGCTTTACATTAATCCGGGAAGCGCATTCGGCACAGGATACCACGAAAGCACACAGATCGTGCTCGAGTTGCTCGAACAGTATTTGAAACCGGGCATGACGACAGCGGACATCGGCACAGGTTCAGGAATACTGACCATATGTGCACTGAAAATGGGTGCTGCCAAGGCCTATGCCCGCGATATCGACCCTGCTGTGATTGAGGAAGCACGCAAAAACTTTGAGCTTAATGGGCTTGACCTTCATAGGGTCGATCTCTGCACGGAAGACCTGCTTAAAGATTTCAGGCATAAAGTGGATATACTGACCGCCAATATACTTCTTGATCCGCTTATCAGCATGGTCGCCCACGTCCCTGCGGTTATCGGCAAAGATGGGGTTGCCATTTTCTCAGGCATGCTGCTTGCAGAACGCGATGTTTTCATGAAGGCGCTTGGCGAGTCAGGAATGAAGCCAGTCGAAGAACTTGTGAAGGGAGACTGGTGGGGTGTCGCTGCCAAGGCTTCGTCTTGA
- a CDS encoding 16S rRNA (uracil(1498)-N(3))-methyltransferase, with translation MSLPRLRLEKCTKEDGTWLIDAEQAHHLVRVRRCYNGSIVEGLLDGEKLELRLICEGDMVRAAEISREAEAPMSPEIHLLLGLLKNDQFDDALRFSAEIGVHTIHLVACERSVPKYSNDKLDDKMSRWRKILDEATKQAGSTRPPVLCPPCNFDRFDFAVLPENRFAALLSPDSAALKSLKPCSPLAIAIGPEGDWSLSETKILLAEKFIPISLGKRILRASTAVAVACGWFMLV, from the coding sequence GTGTCGCTGCCAAGGCTTCGTCTTGAGAAATGTACCAAAGAAGATGGGACGTGGCTGATAGATGCGGAACAGGCGCACCATCTTGTACGCGTGCGCCGCTGCTACAACGGATCCATTGTCGAAGGCCTGCTCGACGGGGAAAAACTTGAGCTGCGCCTTATATGTGAAGGCGACATGGTGCGGGCAGCGGAAATTTCGCGTGAAGCCGAGGCGCCTATGTCACCTGAGATCCATCTCCTGCTTGGGCTGCTGAAGAATGACCAGTTTGATGATGCCCTCCGTTTTTCGGCAGAGATAGGGGTGCACACCATACATCTGGTCGCATGCGAACGCAGTGTGCCTAAGTACAGCAATGACAAACTTGACGATAAAATGTCACGCTGGCGCAAAATACTTGACGAGGCCACAAAACAGGCCGGTTCTACGAGACCGCCGGTTTTGTGTCCTCCGTGTAATTTTGACAGATTTGATTTTGCCGTGTTGCCTGAAAATCGCTTTGCAGCACTGTTGTCGCCTGATTCCGCAGCGCTTAAGAGTTTGAAGCCGTGCAGCCCGCTTGCCATTGCAATAGGTCCGGAGGGAGACTGGTCCCTTTCTGAGACAAAAATACTGCTTGCGGAAAAATTTATACCGATAAGCCTCGGAAAAAGGATCCTGCGCGCAAGCACGGCAGTAGCCGTTGCGTGCGGCTGGTTCATGTTAGTGTAA
- a CDS encoding ABC transporter substrate-binding protein produces the protein MKKILAVLAVIMILCAAGAAFAAEPIKVGYLAALTGDFAAYGTTEVNMAKMVVGDVNAKGGVLGRPIELVVYDTKTRNEDAVNAVRRMIESDKVVAIIGANSSGINIATAPIVDRGKVPQISTVGTNPLVTVDSKGNVRPYSFRICFTDPYQGELAAELAMTDLKKDKAAILYNVGSDYAQGLREFFTKSYKALNGKIVADEGYRDTDVDFRAQLTKVKSSGANVLFLPGMGKDMALIIKQAKELGLNVTIIGGDGYGEFMNEIAGDSMKGTYWVNHTYLEDPVMAPIFARYKKVYKDDCKEFVNGTMAYDATYWLIDAIKRAGKAEGPAIAKALESTKNLKLNHATLTIDPKTHNPLKKAGVILRVGDDLKAKFYKKVQPK, from the coding sequence TTGAAGAAGATCCTTGCAGTACTGGCAGTCATTATGATTCTTTGTGCGGCGGGTGCGGCATTTGCAGCCGAGCCGATCAAGGTTGGTTATCTTGCGGCTCTCACCGGTGACTTTGCAGCTTATGGAACGACAGAAGTAAACATGGCGAAGATGGTAGTCGGAGACGTCAATGCAAAGGGCGGAGTCCTTGGCCGTCCAATCGAACTCGTAGTCTACGATACAAAAACACGCAACGAAGACGCTGTCAATGCAGTCCGCCGTATGATCGAGAGTGACAAGGTCGTAGCAATCATTGGAGCAAACTCAAGCGGGATCAACATCGCGACAGCACCCATCGTTGACAGGGGCAAGGTACCCCAGATATCGACGGTAGGGACCAACCCGCTCGTTACGGTTGACAGTAAGGGTAATGTACGCCCCTACTCATTCCGTATCTGCTTCACAGACCCATATCAGGGCGAACTTGCCGCAGAGCTTGCAATGACCGATCTTAAGAAGGACAAAGCCGCGATTCTCTATAACGTTGGCTCAGACTATGCTCAGGGACTCAGAGAGTTCTTTACTAAGAGCTATAAGGCCCTTAACGGCAAGATCGTAGCTGACGAAGGTTACCGCGACACAGACGTCGACTTCCGCGCGCAGCTTACGAAGGTCAAGAGTTCAGGTGCAAATGTCCTGTTTCTGCCGGGTATGGGCAAGGACATGGCGCTCATCATCAAGCAGGCTAAGGAGCTTGGCCTGAACGTCACAATAATCGGCGGCGACGGCTACGGCGAGTTTATGAACGAGATAGCAGGCGACTCTATGAAGGGCACATACTGGGTCAACCACACATATCTTGAAGACCCCGTCATGGCCCCGATCTTTGCGCGCTACAAGAAGGTCTACAAGGATGACTGCAAAGAATTCGTAAACGGTACAATGGCTTACGACGCAACCTACTGGCTCATCGACGCCATCAAACGCGCCGGCAAGGCAGAAGGACCCGCAATCGCGAAGGCGCTTGAATCAACGAAGAACCTTAAGCTGAACCACGCGACCCTTACGATCGACCCAAAAACTCACAACCCGCTTAAGAAGGCAGGAGTCATTCTCAGGGTCGGAGATGACCTCAAGGCGAAGTTCTACAAGAAGGTCCAACCGAAATAA